One Diospyros lotus cultivar Yz01 chromosome 1, ASM1463336v1, whole genome shotgun sequence genomic window carries:
- the LOC127787684 gene encoding uncharacterized protein LOC127787684, with amino-acid sequence MGNSLRCCLACILPFGALDLIRVVHLNGYVEEITGPVTAGEVLKNNPNHVLSKPSSQGVVRRILILSPESELKRGSIYFMIPSSSLPEKKKKKTQNNPKMPSSKKGRRDQNIPDYERYLTEITSEKKSSWRERRSGRVGVWRPHLDSISED; translated from the coding sequence atgggcaACAGTCTAAGGTGTTGTTTGGCTTGTATCCTCCCCTTTGGAGCCCTAGATTTGATCCGTGTAGTCCACCTGAACGGCTACGTCGAAGAAATAACCGGCCCCGTCACCGCCGGCGAGGTCCTCAAGAACAACCCTAATCATGTCCTCAGCAAGCCTTCCTCTCAGGGAGTTGTCCGGCGTATTCTAATACTCTCGCCGGAGTCGGAGCTCAAGCGGGGCAGCATCTACTTCATGATCCCCTCTTCGTCCCtgccggagaagaagaagaagaaaacccaaaacaacccAAAGATGCCGTCTTCCAAGAAGGGAAGGAGGGATCAGAACATCCCAGACTATGAACGCTACTTAACGGAGATCACGTCGGAAAAGAAGTCATCGTGGCGGGAGCGCCGGAGCGGCCGTGTGGGCGTATGGCGGCCTCATCTCGACAGCATTTCCGAAGATTAA
- the LOC127789683 gene encoding cation/H(+) antiporter 15-like, which yields MNADVPTDEKNGFEVPYVCHNVHVIYSRGIWHGDNPLDYTVPSLMMQLSLISVITRCVYFALKPFDQPLIVSQILGGVVLGPSILGQNVAFSTKVFPKKGRNVIDTLSIFGFTLFIFLIGVKMDPSMILRSSKKALAIGVLGFFISYGLASSVAFLLDHFLSLDQEISRVLPFVVTMQSISAFPVIACFLDELKILNSEIGQLASSSSIICDLCQWTVMSLKFAAKLAMAKSFKLTVGSLASVSLYIVVIVFAIRPAALWVIRHTPEGRPVKEMYIFAVLLALLCCGFIGEVLGLSSLLASLAIGLAIPDGPPLGAALVERLDCFVSVLLMPLFFTLCGLQMDVFAITKLENAGIVQLVVFVAFVGKIVGTILPPLFWKMPFRDALCLALIMSSKGIVELALLNDWKRKEVLNEEYYAIMIMSMVLITGVISPLVKVLYDPSRRYVAFKRRTIFHLRQQEELRVLACVHGQENVPAIMTLLQASISTSNVTVNLVVLHLIKLMGRSSPLLVSHHEREKPSLNPTLSERIFNAFKKLEEQSPGRLTLQYYKGITPYETMHNDVCSLALEKRTILVIIPFHKQWIPGQRVETTYAFRHLNKNVLEKAPCSVGVLIDRGNRSKPRHVMAHSSSYRVAVLFFGGADDREALSYAQRMARHLSVMLTLIRFACSSPSAHIVGGTDRSKMLDANILSDFKHNTVQAGRVSYREEVVASGASVVEVTKSVLERDYHLVMVGRRHGQSAIMLQLQKWSELGELGPVGEILASSDFACGASALVVQQQTKLWGLQDPEESTHLRKISC from the exons ATGAATGCAGATGTGCCGACAGATGAGAAGAATGGATTCGAGGTCCCATATGTGTGCCATAATGTGCACGTTATCTACTCAAGAGGCATATGGCACGGCGACAACCCTCTCGACTACACAGTTCCATCTCTTATGATGCAATTGTCTCTCATCTCTGTCATCACCCGGTGTGTCTATTTCGCCCTCAAGCCCTTTGATCAACCCTTGATCGTTTCTCAGATTCTT GGTGGCGTTGTCCTAGGTCCATCTATCCTTGGGCAAAATGTGGCATTTTCAACTAAAGTATTTCCAAAAAAAGGCAGGAATGTGATTGATACACTCTCAATTTTTGGTTTCACGCTCTTTATCTTCCTAATTGGAGTGAAAATGGATCCAAGTATGATTTTGAGATCTAGTAAAAAAGCTTTAGCTATAGGAGTCTTGGggttttttatttcttatggacTGGCCAGTTCTGTTGCCTTCCTTCTTGATCATTTCCTGTCTTTGGATCAGGAGATCTCGAGGGTGCTCCCTTTTGTAGTAACTATGCAGTCCATATCTGCCTTCCCTGTTATAGCCTGCTTTCTTGACGAGCTCAAGATCCTAAATTCAGAGATTGGACAACTAGCCTCTTCATCTTCAATAATTTGTGATCTCTGTCAATGGACTGTAATGTCACTGAAGTTTGCTGCAAAGCTGGCTATGGCAAAATCATTTAAGCTAACTGTGGGTTCGCTGGCTTCGGTTTCCCTCTACATAGTAGTCATTGTATTTGCTATTCGACCAGCGGCTCTGTGGGTAATCAGACACACCCCCGAAGGGAGACCTGTAAAGGAGATGTACATATTTGCGGTCCTTTTAGCTCTACTGTGCTGTGGATTTATTGGTGAAGTTCTTGGCCTGAGTTCCCTTTTGGCTTCTCTGGCCATTGGCTTGGCAATACCAGATGGGCCACCTCTAGGAGCGGCACTAGTTGAGAGGCTAGACTGCTTTGTCTCTGTTCTGCTCATGCCACTCTTTTTCACTCTCTGCGGGCTACAGATGGATGTTTTTGCGATTACAAAACTGGAAAATGCAGGTATTGTGCAGTTAGTTGTTTTCGTTGCTTTTGTCGGGAAGATTGTAGGGACAATCTTGCCCCCTCTATTCTGGAAAATGCCATTCCGAGATGCCCTCTGTCTTGCCCTCATCATGAGCTCCAAAGGCATTGTTGAACTTGCTTTGTTGAATGATTGGAAGCGCAAAGAG GTTTTGAATGAAGAATACTATGCCATTATGATTATGTCAATGGTGCTTATAACTGGAGTGATCTCTCCGCTTGTCAAAGTCCTTTACGATCCTTCGAGAAGGTATGTCGCTTTCAAGAGAAGGACCATTTTTCACCTCAGACAACAGGAAGAACTTCGAGTCCTGGCCTGCgtccatggccaagaaaatgTACCAGCAATCATGACCCTTCTTCAGGCCTCCATCTCCACCAGTAACGTCACCGTAAATTTAGTCGTCCTCCACCTTATCAAGCTCATGGGCCGCTCTTCACCCCTTCTTGTATCCCACCATGAACGCGAGAAGCCTTCTCTAAACCCCACCTTATCTGAACGCATCTTCAACGCCTTCAAGAAGCTGGAAGAACAGAGCCCAGGCCGCCTCACCCTGCAATACTACAAAGGCATCACCCCCTACGAAACAATGCATAACGATGTCTGCTCTCTGGCTCTAGAGAAGAGAACAATTCTTGTCATCATACCCTTCCACAAGCAGTGGATCCCGGGCCAAAGGGTGGAGACAACCTACGCCTTCAGGCACCTCAACAAGAACGTGCTTGAAAAGGCTCCATGCTCTGTCGGGGTCCTCATAGACCGAGGCAACAGATCCAAGCCCCGGCATGTCATGGCCCACTCTTCTTCCTACCGAGTTGCAGTGCTGTTCTTCGGAGGAGCTGACGATCGCGAAGCGCTATCATACGCGCAGCGCATGGCGAGGCACCTCAGCGTGATGCTGACGCTGATTCGGTTCGCTTGCTCGTCGCCTTCGGCTCACATTGTGGGGGGAACAGACCGCAGCAAGATGCTGGACGCCAACATCTTGAGCGACTTCAAGCACAATACTGTTCAAGCCGGGCGAGTTTCATACCGGGAGGAGGTGGTGGCGAGCGGAGCAAGCGTGGTTGAGGTGACCAAATCGGTGCTGGAGAGGGATTACCACCTGGTCATGGTCGGCCGGCGGCACGGCCAGTCAGCCATCATGCTGCAGCTCCAGAAGTGGAGTGAGCTCGGAGAGTTGGGGCCGGTCGGTGAAATACTGGCTTCGTCTGACTTTGCGTGCGGGGCATCAGCGCTGGTGGTGCAGCAGCAGACCAAACTATGGGGACTGCAGGACCCGGAGGAGTCTACACATTTGAGGAAGATTAGTTGTTAG
- the LOC127789834 gene encoding uncharacterized protein LOC127789834 has translation MVALFKPGYVYIDVGARNYSSSIGSWFRKRYPKQNKNFEIYAIEAGKAFHEEYATKKSLTVLPYAAWVRNETLFFEISREPRRKSEEKGIGMGRVQTVQSSSNFVSDFHKIQGFDFAAWLKNAVSMRDVVVVKMGVEGAEFHLIPRLVETDAICLIDELFLECHFNRWQKTYTQCLDLFSSLRKSGVLVHQWW, from the exons ATGGTTGCTCT TTTCAAGCCTGGGTATGTGTACATTGATGTCGGAGCACGGAATTATAGTTCGAGTATTGGAAGTTGGTTCAGAAAACGGTACCCGAAACAGAACAAGAACTTCGAAATCTACGCAATTGAAGCCGGCAAGGCGTTTCACGAAGAGTATGCGACGAAGAAAAGCCTTACTGTGTTGCCTTACGCAGCTTGGGTGAGGAACGAGACACTGTTCTTTGAAATCAGCCGTGAACCGAGGAGGAAAAGTGAGGAGAAAGGTATAGGGATGGGTAGGGTTCAAACCGTGCAATCATCAAGCAACTTTGTTAGTGATTTCCATAAgattcaaggctttgattttgcTGCTTGGTTGAAAAATGCAGTTTCGATGAGAGATGTTGTGGTGGTGAAGATGGGTGTAGAAGGCGCTGAGTTTCACCTGATTCCTAGGTTGGTAGAGACTGACGCCATTTGTTTGATTGACGAGTTATTTCTCGAATGCCATTTCAATAGATGGCAGAAGACATATACCCAATGCTTGGACTTGTTCTCTTCCCTCAGAAAAAGTGGAGTTCTAGTGCATCAATGGTGGTGA
- the LOC127807763 gene encoding uncharacterized protein LOC127807763, translating to MDLTPRKPDLLSNLLLRLLPFAVLIFAARFTYAATIDGCSCRFLQFCFSSSVPETVTLSAAELLRSLRTYYSSVFQDLITEGYLSLCSKAFCIETITGQDVASLKEIGVADSIGISAKPSPPLVISGRAVRQPFDDNTFGFHFSGVDGLDWSSQPAEFASEVSRTLKPGGFFVLHTVAKDMYSLNSLLELFNSCRLIRWRDINGPDLAFPSIREVILIKENPIPGQGEKNQN from the coding sequence ATGGACCTTACCCCACGTAAACCGGACCTACTCAGCAATCTTCTGCTACGGCTGCTCCCATTCGCCGTTCTCATATTTGCCGCTCGGTTCACTTACGCTGCCACCATCGACGGCTGCTCTTGCCGCTTCCTCCAATTCTGCTTCTCCTCCTCCGTCCCCGAGACCGTCACTCTATCCGCCGCCGAATTGCTACGCTCTCTTCGGACTTACTACTCGTCGGTGTTCCAAGATTTGATTACCGAAGGCTATCTCTCGCTCTGCTCCAAGGCTTTTTGCATCGAAACCATAACCGGCCAGGACGTCGCTTCTTTGAAAGAGATCGGAGTCGCCGACTCCATCGGTATCTCTGCTAAACCATCGCCACCGTTGGTAATATCCGGTCGGGCTGTTCGACAGCCGTTTGATGATAACACCTTCGGTTTTCATTTCTCCGGCGTCGACGGGCTGGATTGGTCCAGTCAACCCGCCGAATTCGCCTCCGAAGTATCGAGAACGCTCAAGCCGGGAGGTTTCTTCGTCCTCCATACGGTGGCTAAGGACATGTACAGTCTCAATTCGTTGCTTGAATTGTTCAATTCTTGTAGATTGATTCGTTGGCGGGACATCAACGGCCCCGATTTAGCCTTTCCGTCGATCCGTGAGGTTATTCtgataaaagaaaatccaattcCTGGCCAAGgtgagaaaaatcaaaattaa